One Pseudonocardia abyssalis DNA segment encodes these proteins:
- a CDS encoding MCE family protein has product MLTRTVRIQVTVFLLIAVLGVSYTGIRYADLGRFVGLDGYRVDVELAESGGIFANAEVTYRGVPVGRVDRLELRPGGVTAVLGMDRGGPDIPASASAVVVNRSAVGEQYLDLRPDATGGPALADGSIIPVGRTSVPLPIEQVVASADGLVRSVPLDDLSTVVEELGLAFSDTGPALRSLVVDGQALTRAAIEAKDPTLQLIRDARTVLQTQNDLAPQVRSFSDDLRLVAEQLRTSDPDLRGLVRTLPQLAGEVRNVLTDTGAPLEGLLADLLTTSRLLEPRTDGLRQLLVTFPVMSAGSFSVVPEDGIGNIQLDLNLAEPPVCTRGYEGTVRRPGSETSDDMPANYEARCAETSPSPIGVRGDGNAPDYGPAPEPTEPGGFRPTGTRLSAGQDDDVPGLAGAAGLPGPPATIAGPLEAQR; this is encoded by the coding sequence ATGCTCACCCGCACCGTCCGGATCCAGGTCACGGTCTTCCTGCTGATCGCCGTGCTCGGCGTCTCCTACACCGGCATCCGCTACGCCGACCTGGGCCGGTTCGTCGGCCTGGACGGCTACCGCGTCGACGTCGAGCTCGCCGAGTCGGGCGGGATCTTCGCCAACGCGGAGGTCACCTACCGCGGCGTCCCGGTGGGCCGGGTCGACCGGCTGGAGCTGCGCCCCGGCGGGGTCACCGCGGTCCTGGGGATGGACCGCGGTGGTCCGGACATCCCGGCCTCGGCGTCCGCGGTGGTCGTCAACCGCTCGGCGGTCGGCGAGCAGTACCTCGACCTGCGCCCGGACGCCACCGGCGGCCCGGCCCTGGCGGACGGATCGATCATCCCGGTGGGCCGGACCAGCGTCCCGCTGCCGATCGAGCAGGTAGTGGCCAGTGCCGACGGCCTCGTCCGATCGGTGCCGCTCGACGACCTGAGCACGGTCGTGGAGGAGCTGGGTCTGGCGTTCTCCGACACCGGTCCGGCGCTGCGGTCGCTGGTGGTGGACGGCCAGGCCCTGACCCGGGCGGCCATCGAGGCGAAGGACCCGACGCTGCAGCTGATCCGCGACGCCCGCACCGTGCTGCAGACCCAGAACGACCTGGCTCCGCAGGTCCGCTCGTTCAGCGACGACCTGCGGCTGGTCGCCGAGCAGCTGCGGACCTCCGACCCCGACCTGCGCGGGCTGGTCCGGACGCTGCCGCAGCTCGCCGGTGAGGTCCGGAACGTGCTCACCGACACCGGTGCACCCCTGGAGGGCCTGCTCGCCGACCTGCTGACCACCTCGCGCCTGCTGGAGCCCCGGACCGACGGGCTGCGCCAGCTGCTGGTCACCTTCCCGGTGATGTCGGCGGGCAGCTTCAGCGTGGTGCCCGAGGACGGCATCGGCAACATCCAGCTCGACCTCAACCTGGCCGAGCCGCCCGTGTGCACCCGTGGCTACGAGGGCACGGTGCGCCGCCCGGGGTCGGAGACCTCCGACGACATGCCCGCCAACTACGAGGCGCGCTGCGCGGAGACCTCCCCCAGCCCCATCGGGGTGCGGGGCGACGGGAACGCCCCCGACTACGGTCCGGCCCCCGAACCGACCGAGCCCGGCGGGTTCCGGCCCACGGGCACCCGCCTGTCCGCCGGGCAGGACGACGACGTCCCCGGGTTGGCCGGCGCCGCCGGGCTCCCCGGCCCCCCGGCGACGATCGCCGGACCACTGGAGGCGCAGCGATGA
- a CDS encoding MCE family protein, giving the protein MSAGSWIEQHSRPIAVGAIAVLVALGVAAALGGPEPRRVTAYFGSAVGLYTGSDVRVLGVPIGRVAEVVPEGDRVRAELELDDGWDVPADALAAVVIPTLVADRYVQLAPAYTGGERLADGAVIPLERTAVPVELDEIVSSVDDLTTALGPEGANRDGALSELLQVGADNLDGNGALLGDTITELSGATATLSGSREELFGTIAGLQEFTSTLAANDDDVRAFTEQLAQVSGFLEEDRPQLDAALREGAAALGTLAGFVADNREALDTDVEQLVSVTGVLVEQRDALAEILDVGPMAFNNLLNTYDPSSGTLHARLNVNELAYPPLLTACDLVDRILPEPEGQVTEEVEDLCRPVQNVLDDVVRLPTGTEVLTALQTGDLGSLPLSLFPEPGDERTGLYQPEGGSR; this is encoded by the coding sequence GTGAGCGCCGGGTCCTGGATCGAACAGCACTCCCGCCCGATCGCGGTCGGTGCGATCGCGGTGCTGGTCGCGCTCGGCGTCGCCGCGGCCCTCGGCGGGCCCGAGCCGCGCCGGGTCACCGCCTACTTCGGCTCGGCGGTGGGGCTCTACACCGGGTCTGACGTGCGGGTGCTGGGTGTCCCGATCGGCCGGGTCGCCGAGGTGGTGCCCGAGGGTGACCGGGTCCGTGCCGAGCTGGAGCTCGACGACGGATGGGATGTCCCCGCGGACGCGCTCGCGGCCGTGGTCATCCCCACCCTCGTGGCCGACCGGTACGTGCAGCTCGCCCCGGCCTACACCGGCGGCGAGCGGCTCGCCGACGGGGCGGTGATCCCGCTGGAGCGCACCGCGGTGCCGGTCGAGCTGGACGAGATCGTCTCGTCGGTCGACGACCTGACCACCGCACTGGGCCCCGAGGGTGCCAACCGCGACGGGGCGCTGTCGGAGCTGCTGCAGGTGGGAGCGGACAACCTGGACGGCAACGGTGCGCTGCTGGGCGACACGATCACCGAGCTGTCCGGGGCGACCGCCACGCTGTCCGGGTCGCGCGAGGAGCTGTTCGGGACGATCGCCGGGCTGCAGGAGTTCACCAGCACGCTGGCGGCGAACGACGACGACGTCCGCGCCTTCACCGAGCAGCTCGCGCAGGTCAGCGGCTTCCTCGAGGAGGACCGCCCGCAGCTCGACGCGGCCCTGCGCGAGGGTGCGGCCGCGCTCGGCACGCTGGCCGGGTTCGTGGCCGACAACCGCGAGGCGCTCGACACCGACGTCGAGCAGCTGGTGTCGGTCACCGGGGTACTGGTCGAGCAACGCGACGCGCTCGCCGAGATCCTGGACGTCGGGCCGATGGCGTTCAACAACCTGCTCAACACCTATGACCCGTCCAGCGGCACCCTGCACGCCCGGCTCAACGTCAACGAGCTGGCCTACCCGCCGCTGCTGACCGCCTGCGATCTGGTGGACCGGATCCTGCCCGAGCCCGAGGGACAGGTCACCGAGGAGGTCGAGGACCTGTGCCGGCCGGTGCAGAACGTGCTCGACGACGTCGTCCGGTTGCCCACCGGGACCGAGGTGCTCACGGCGCTGCAGACCGGCGACCTCGGGTCGCTGCCGCTGTCGCTGTTCCCCGAGCCCGGCGACGAGCGGACGGGTCTCTACCAGCCCGAAGGGGGCAGCCGATGA
- a CDS encoding MCE family protein, producing MSVDLRGVVAPLVKMLVFIVVTAVATTGLAIVITNYSPGDRTSYTARFTDVTGLVEGDDVRIAGVRVGSVEDIRVVEQTLAEVRFTVLADRSLPGTSTAAIRYRNLVGQRYLAIGRGDAAPGPALEPGATIPLERTTGPLNLTALLNGFRPLFQALSPQDVNQLSYEIIQVLQGEGGTIRSLLTRTADLTGAIADRDAVIGEVITNFDEVLGTVADRDTELGAVLTQLQQLVSGLAEDRRPIGDAVAALGELTDTTAGLLDEARPALRSDIAALGDLSRRLADQEGEIEPALQNLPIKAEKMVRNFSQGGSFFSLFLCSVSTQIGWSAMGIEPVQLTDIYPDATVLAPQPRCVQ from the coding sequence ATGAGTGTCGACCTGCGTGGGGTCGTCGCACCGCTGGTGAAGATGCTCGTGTTCATCGTGGTCACGGCCGTGGCCACGACCGGTCTGGCGATCGTCATCACCAACTACAGCCCCGGGGACCGGACGAGCTACACAGCGCGGTTCACCGACGTCACCGGGCTGGTCGAAGGCGACGACGTGCGGATCGCCGGAGTCCGCGTCGGGTCCGTCGAGGACATCCGGGTGGTCGAGCAGACCCTGGCCGAGGTGCGGTTCACGGTGCTCGCCGACCGGTCGCTGCCGGGGACCTCGACGGCCGCGATCCGGTACCGCAACCTGGTGGGCCAGCGCTACCTGGCGATCGGGCGCGGCGACGCCGCCCCCGGACCGGCGCTGGAACCCGGCGCGACCATCCCGCTGGAGCGCACCACCGGCCCGCTCAACCTGACCGCCCTGCTCAACGGGTTCCGGCCGCTGTTCCAGGCGCTCTCGCCGCAGGACGTCAACCAGCTCTCCTACGAGATCATCCAGGTGCTGCAGGGTGAGGGCGGCACCATCCGCAGCCTGCTCACCCGCACCGCGGACCTGACCGGCGCGATCGCCGACCGCGACGCGGTGATCGGCGAGGTGATCACCAACTTCGACGAGGTGCTGGGTACGGTCGCCGACCGGGACACCGAGCTCGGCGCGGTGCTCACCCAGCTCCAGCAGCTGGTGAGCGGGCTGGCCGAGGACCGCCGCCCGATCGGCGACGCCGTGGCGGCGCTGGGGGAGCTGACCGACACGACCGCCGGCCTGCTCGACGAGGCCCGTCCCGCGCTGCGCAGCGACATCGCCGCGCTCGGTGACCTGTCCCGCCGGCTGGCCGACCAGGAGGGCGAGATCGAGCCCGCCCTGCAGAACCTGCCGATCAAGGCGGAGAAGATGGTGCGCAACTTCAGCCAGGGTGGCAGCTTCTTCTCGTTGTTCCTGTGCTCGGTGTCCACCCAGATCGGCTGGTCGGCGATGGGCATCGAGCCGGTCCAGCTCACCGACATCTACCCGGACGCCACGGTGCTGGCGCCGCAGCCGAGGTGCGTGCAATGA
- a CDS encoding MCE family protein yields MSRLRSALVALPLTVLVAGCGSGGVYDFPLPGGADVGDRPYTVTVQFQDVLDLVPRSMVKVDGVEVGRVESVALAADGWTADVLVTLPGDVAVPHDATFSLQQTSLLGEKYVSISVPEGATGRIAAGTVVPLAATDRGVEVEEVLGALSMVLNGGAVEQVRTIAQEVNAALEGNETEVRALLGDLDTFVGGLDEQRAEIVRALDSLNALGGQLQARTGQIAAVLEGIGPGLAVLESQRTELVGMLASLDRLSDVGVDVINRSQDDVVEDLRLLTPTLEQLAVSAEDLAVSLSVVPTYPFHDEYIRAEQGDYVDGFIRVSGDLTDILGNLGRTQQPILDPEILGGPQAGGVEQPPPASPGEIPPVPIPALPGGGGQGGLGDLLGAVIGGG; encoded by the coding sequence ATGAGTCGGCTCCGATCCGCGCTCGTCGCACTCCCGCTCACGGTGCTGGTCGCCGGCTGCGGCAGCGGCGGCGTGTACGACTTCCCGTTGCCCGGCGGCGCGGACGTCGGTGACCGGCCCTACACGGTGACGGTCCAGTTCCAGGACGTGCTCGACCTCGTGCCGCGGTCCATGGTCAAGGTCGACGGGGTCGAGGTCGGCCGCGTCGAGTCCGTCGCGCTGGCCGCGGACGGGTGGACCGCAGACGTGCTCGTCACCCTGCCCGGCGACGTGGCGGTGCCCCATGACGCGACCTTCAGCCTGCAGCAGACGAGCCTGCTCGGCGAGAAGTACGTGTCGATCTCCGTGCCCGAGGGGGCGACGGGCAGGATCGCCGCCGGCACCGTCGTCCCGCTGGCCGCCACCGACCGCGGGGTGGAGGTCGAGGAGGTCCTCGGCGCGCTGTCCATGGTCCTCAACGGTGGGGCCGTCGAGCAGGTCCGCACGATCGCCCAGGAGGTGAACGCGGCCCTGGAGGGCAACGAGACCGAGGTCCGGGCCCTGCTCGGAGACCTCGACACCTTCGTGGGCGGGCTCGACGAGCAGCGCGCGGAGATCGTGCGCGCGCTCGACTCGCTCAACGCGCTCGGCGGGCAGCTGCAGGCCCGCACCGGGCAGATCGCCGCGGTGCTGGAGGGGATCGGCCCGGGCCTCGCCGTCCTGGAGTCCCAGCGCACCGAGCTGGTCGGCATGCTGGCGTCGCTGGACCGGCTCAGCGACGTCGGGGTCGACGTGATCAATCGCAGCCAGGACGACGTCGTCGAGGACCTGCGGCTGCTCACCCCCACGCTCGAGCAGCTGGCCGTCTCGGCCGAGGACCTGGCCGTCAGCCTCTCCGTCGTGCCCACCTACCCGTTCCACGACGAGTACATCCGGGCCGAGCAGGGCGACTACGTCGACGGATTCATCCGGGTCAGCGGGGACCTCACCGACATCCTCGGCAACCTCGGCCGGACCCAGCAGCCGATCCTCGACCCGGAGATCCTGGGCGGGCCGCAGGCCGGTGGCGTCGAGCAGCCACCGCCGGCCTCACCGGGGGAGATCCCGCCCGTCCCGATCCCCGCCCTGCCCGGCGGCGGCGGGCAGGGCGGCCTCGGCGACCTCCTCGGCGCCGTCATCGGAGGTGGCTGA
- a CDS encoding MCE family protein, producing MSGQWSRTAIRMLGVGFIAMVIGAVVLTVALYQKAFTPVVPVTLQLTELPDQFEESADVKLDGLIVGAVESITQRDGLVEVRLGLDPAVVDQIPADVSARLVPKTLFGPRFVDLATTGSTTAPLTEGAVIGLDRSSSAIELQRLLDGLLPLLRQVQPQDLAMTLNAVSTALSGNGADLGETAVLLQDYVAELNTVLPDLQADISGLADTADLYTDAAPDLLDAAEDLTVTSRTVAELEAQLAALYPMVTTASDDLTQFLDLNGTTVVELAAAANPTLGLLAQYSPVFACTFDNLAVMDERLARLWGGGREFPGLYLDIEVGGSRGKYVPGQDEARYVDDRAPYCVPGPPEGINASQYAGGEHPEYSLPGGPIEDGSDHPLPPRYQSETDPVANLIGGGR from the coding sequence ATGAGCGGGCAATGGAGCCGGACCGCGATCCGGATGCTCGGAGTCGGGTTCATCGCGATGGTCATCGGCGCCGTGGTGCTCACCGTGGCGCTGTACCAGAAGGCCTTCACCCCGGTCGTGCCGGTGACGCTGCAGCTCACGGAGCTCCCCGACCAGTTCGAGGAGTCCGCCGACGTCAAGCTCGACGGACTGATCGTCGGCGCCGTCGAGTCCATCACCCAGCGCGACGGGTTGGTCGAGGTGCGGCTCGGACTCGACCCCGCAGTCGTGGATCAGATCCCGGCCGACGTGTCCGCCCGGCTGGTGCCCAAGACCCTCTTCGGGCCGCGGTTCGTCGACCTCGCGACCACCGGGTCGACGACAGCGCCCCTGACGGAGGGCGCGGTCATCGGCCTCGACCGTTCATCGAGCGCGATCGAGCTGCAGCGCCTGCTCGACGGCCTGCTCCCGCTGCTGCGCCAGGTCCAGCCGCAGGACCTCGCGATGACGCTGAACGCGGTGTCCACGGCGCTGTCGGGCAACGGCGCGGACCTGGGGGAGACAGCGGTGCTGTTGCAGGACTACGTCGCCGAGCTCAACACCGTCCTGCCGGACCTGCAGGCCGACATCAGCGGGCTGGCCGACACCGCCGACCTCTACACCGACGCGGCCCCGGACCTGCTCGACGCCGCCGAGGACCTGACCGTCACCAGCCGGACCGTCGCCGAGCTGGAGGCGCAGCTCGCCGCGCTCTATCCCATGGTCACCACCGCGTCGGACGACCTGACGCAGTTCCTCGACCTCAACGGCACCACCGTCGTCGAGCTGGCGGCGGCGGCCAACCCGACCCTTGGCCTGCTCGCGCAGTACTCACCCGTGTTCGCCTGCACCTTCGACAACCTCGCCGTGATGGACGAGCGGCTCGCCCGCCTGTGGGGCGGCGGGCGCGAGTTCCCCGGCCTCTACCTCGACATCGAGGTCGGTGGCAGCCGAGGCAAGTACGTGCCGGGCCAGGACGAGGCCCGCTACGTCGACGACCGGGCCCCGTACTGCGTCCCCGGACCGCCGGAGGGGATCAACGCCTCTCAGTACGCCGGTGGGGAGCACCCGGAGTACTCGCTGCCCGGCGGGCCGATCGAGGACGGGTCCGACCATCCGCTGCCCCCGCGCTACCAGAGCGAGACCGACCCCGTGGCGAACCTGATCGGAGGCGGACGATGA
- a CDS encoding MCE family protein yields MRFLLEGNRIPTAVIGLTVIVAFILGAFFVDELPVIGSGPSYHAEFSEAAGLRDDDEVRVAGVSVGRVESIELAGDRVRVGFTADEAWVGDASSASIEIKDLLGQKYLAVEPAGSAALEPGATIPLERTRSPYDVTQALEGLSDTVGELDTAQLAEGMRVVADTFADSPEEVRGALDGLSRLSRTISSRDAEIASLLDGANTVSGVLADRDETFARLLSDGELLLAELSRRQEAIDSFLAGARRMSAQFTGLVEDNREQIGPALAELERITAILQRNRDNLALGIERLAPVIRVGANIIGNGRWFEAYFCNIAPPSVGPINSEGCTL; encoded by the coding sequence ATGAGATTCCTCCTCGAGGGCAACCGGATCCCCACGGCGGTGATCGGTCTGACGGTCATCGTCGCCTTCATCCTCGGTGCCTTCTTCGTCGACGAGCTCCCGGTGATCGGGAGCGGTCCCAGCTACCACGCCGAGTTCTCCGAGGCGGCAGGGCTGCGCGACGACGACGAGGTCCGGGTCGCCGGGGTCAGCGTCGGCCGCGTGGAGTCGATCGAGCTGGCCGGGGACCGCGTGCGGGTCGGTTTCACGGCCGACGAGGCCTGGGTCGGAGACGCCAGCTCGGCGTCCATCGAGATCAAGGACCTGCTGGGTCAGAAGTACCTCGCGGTCGAGCCCGCGGGGTCGGCCGCCCTGGAGCCCGGCGCGACGATCCCGCTGGAGCGCACCCGCTCGCCCTACGACGTGACCCAGGCGCTGGAGGGCCTCAGCGACACGGTGGGTGAGCTGGACACCGCGCAGCTCGCCGAGGGCATGCGGGTGGTGGCAGACACGTTCGCCGACTCCCCGGAGGAGGTCCGCGGGGCACTCGACGGGCTGTCGCGGCTCTCCCGCACCATCTCCAGCCGGGACGCCGAGATCGCGTCGCTGCTCGACGGGGCGAACACGGTCAGCGGCGTGCTCGCGGACCGGGACGAGACCTTCGCGCGGCTGCTCTCCGACGGCGAGCTCCTGCTGGCCGAGCTGTCCCGGCGCCAGGAGGCGATCGACTCCTTCCTCGCCGGCGCGCGCCGGATGTCGGCGCAGTTCACCGGGCTGGTGGAGGACAACCGCGAGCAGATCGGCCCGGCACTGGCCGAGCTGGAGCGGATCACCGCGATCCTGCAGCGCAACCGCGACAACCTCGCCCTCGGGATCGAGCGTCTCGCACCGGTCATCCGGGTGGGCGCGAACATCATCGGCAACGGCCGCTGGTTCGAGGCGTACTTCTGCAACATCGCGCCCCCGTCGGTGGGCCCGATCAACTCCGAGGGGTGCACGCTGTGA
- a CDS encoding nuclear transport factor 2 family protein, whose translation MTVTDIEPALDPSGGSPEAGAAGPLWRRLATGALVLAVCGVLCAAGFGVALALAAGSEDAGVARARDTVRLDAENAAAVLNTLSPDTAEEGIDRWEEVATGPLLAELTRSRAAFVETIQQARRSTEARPLDSAVATLDLAGGTATVLVSTDILTTPPDGEPVTNRQRLEVVMTRTDEGWKASGVRVIGLNP comes from the coding sequence ATGACCGTGACCGACATCGAGCCCGCCCTCGACCCGTCCGGCGGGTCACCCGAGGCCGGGGCGGCCGGCCCGCTGTGGCGTCGGCTCGCCACCGGCGCGCTCGTCCTCGCGGTGTGCGGGGTGCTGTGCGCCGCCGGGTTCGGCGTGGCGCTCGCCCTGGCCGCCGGGTCGGAGGACGCGGGCGTGGCCCGCGCCCGGGACACCGTCCGGCTGGACGCCGAGAACGCCGCGGCGGTACTCAACACCCTGTCCCCGGACACGGCCGAGGAGGGCATCGACCGGTGGGAGGAGGTGGCGACCGGGCCGCTGCTCGCCGAGCTGACGCGCAGCCGCGCGGCGTTCGTGGAGACCATCCAGCAGGCCCGGCGGAGCACGGAGGCCCGCCCGCTGGACTCCGCCGTCGCGACGCTCGACCTCGCCGGCGGCACCGCCACGGTCCTGGTGTCCACCGACATCCTCACCACCCCGCCCGACGGGGAGCCGGTGACCAACCGGCAACGACTGGAGGTCGTCATGACCCGCACCGACGAGGGCTGGAAGGCCAGCGGCGTGCGCGTGATCGGGCTCAACCCGTGA